A region of Dermochelys coriacea isolate rDerCor1 chromosome 1, rDerCor1.pri.v4, whole genome shotgun sequence DNA encodes the following proteins:
- the LOC119849776 gene encoding C-type lectin domain family 9 member A-like, translated as MSEQSVTYVDLRFHTPAEEKRKQRPRHTRVIETSEQEITCTDLKFLTPSKQQRQQRLTSAESKESPSPSSPWLITVILGLFCLALLVTAGVLGVMFLQASHQVRRQNEELIQKQAILKNFTQLQETLKNCMQQRDDFQANNTELSNVLNKKVDKCSSCPEGWIQHRGKCYHFTNERSSRQKSKEYCSFHGSSLLRIGNKEELDFINGLACFHWIGLFRTGAATSWMWEDGTAHSPDLFQVKKQEPGESCVLLSAGEATSYTCSEQYRCICEKRAA; from the exons ATGAGTGAGCAGTCAGTGACCTATGTGGACCTCAGATTTCATACAcctgcagaggagaagagaaaacaaagaccAAGGCACACCAGGGTAATAG AAACCAGCGAGCAGGAAATAACCTGCACTGATCTGAAGTTTCTCACTCCTtcaaagcagcagaggcagcaaaGACTTACAAGTGCAGAGAGCAAAG AATCTCCTTCTCCATCTTCACCATGGCTCATTACAGTGATTCTGGGACTCTTCTGCCTGGCTTTGCTAGTAACTGCAGGGGTTTTGGGTGTCATGT TTCTCCAGGCTTCCCATCAAGTGAGAAGACAGAATGAGGAACTTATCCAGAAACAGGCTATTCTGAAAAACTTCACTCAGTTGCAGGAAACTCTGAAAAACTGCATGCAGCAAAGAGATGATTTCCAAGCCAATAACACAGAACTCTCAAATGTTCTGAATAAGAAAG TAGATAAATGCAGCTCTTGCCCTGAGGGCTGGATACAGCATAGAGGGAAGTGTTATCATTTTACTAATGAAAGGAGCTCCAGGCAGAAGAGTAAAGAATACTGCTCGTTTCATGGCTCCAGTCTGCTGAGGATAGGGAACAAGGAAGAACTG GATTTCATTAACGGACTGGCGTGTTTTCACTGGATTGGACTATTCCGTACGGGAGCTGCTACAAGCTGGATGTGGGAGGATGGCACAGCTCATTCCCCTGACTT GTTCCAAGTAAAGAAGCAAGAGCCTGGAGAGTCCTGTGTACTTTTGAGTGCAGGAGAAGCCACCTCCTATACCTGTTCAGAACAATATCGCTGTATTTGTGAGAAGAGAGCTGCTTAG